The proteins below are encoded in one region of Paracoccus methylovorus:
- a CDS encoding (2Fe-2S)-binding protein — MFRLDPLAPEAGAELLFEGQPLRFWPGETVAGVLMAAGITSFRETPASGAARGPWCLMGVCFDCLVSIDGRENQRACMVPARAGMQVRRQIGARRDAAGTEE; from the coding sequence ATGTTCCGGCTTGATCCCCTTGCGCCCGAGGCGGGTGCCGAGTTGCTCTTCGAGGGGCAGCCATTGCGGTTCTGGCCGGGTGAAACCGTGGCCGGCGTGTTGATGGCTGCCGGGATCACGAGTTTCCGTGAAACCCCGGCCTCCGGCGCCGCGCGCGGACCTTGGTGCCTGATGGGCGTCTGCTTCGACTGTCTCGTCAGCATAGATGGCCGGGAAAACCAGCGCGCCTGCATGGTGCCCGCGCGGGCCGGGATGCAGGTGCGACGCCAGATCGGCGCCCGGCGCGATGCTGCAGGCACGGAGGAATGA
- a CDS encoding NAD(P)/FAD-dependent oxidoreductase, translated as MIAAGELVVIGGGLIGAALAWGAARAGADVTLLDEGDIAFRASRGNFGLVWLQGKGLGHPEYMHWSIRAGRRWPELARILAEESGIDIGWRGGGGLHFCCSAEELEQRRSLIARTRAEAADISIELLDRDALREIAPGIGPEVLGASLSDLDGEVSPQFALRAFHEGLVRHGGRLRVNFSAREIRRDPRRGFVIRDASGTEVAGRRVVIAAGLGANALARQVGLEPHLVPERGQIVVTDRVAPFLHHPASAIRQSREGTVLLGSTHEDAGFSTATDVEAIARLCRIGTRLFPALRAARLIRAWAALRIMSPDGLPIYDESPEMPGAFLVTCHSGVTLASLHALELGPALAQGHLGAAPQSMRSARLAHVPA; from the coding sequence ATGATTGCGGCCGGCGAACTGGTCGTCATCGGTGGCGGCTTGATCGGCGCTGCCCTTGCCTGGGGCGCGGCACGAGCGGGGGCCGATGTAACCCTGCTGGACGAAGGTGACATCGCCTTTCGCGCGTCGCGCGGGAATTTCGGTCTGGTCTGGCTGCAAGGCAAGGGGCTGGGTCATCCTGAATACATGCATTGGTCGATCCGTGCGGGCAGGCGCTGGCCCGAACTTGCCCGCATTCTGGCGGAGGAAAGCGGGATCGACATCGGTTGGCGGGGCGGTGGCGGGTTGCATTTCTGCTGCTCGGCAGAGGAGTTGGAGCAGCGTCGGTCGCTGATCGCCCGCACCCGTGCCGAAGCCGCCGACATAAGCATCGAGTTGCTCGACCGCGATGCCCTGCGCGAGATTGCCCCCGGGATCGGCCCCGAGGTGCTGGGTGCCTCGCTTTCAGACCTCGATGGCGAGGTAAGTCCGCAGTTTGCCCTGCGCGCCTTTCATGAGGGGCTGGTGCGGCACGGCGGCCGGCTTCGGGTCAATTTTTCGGCGCGCGAAATCCGACGCGATCCGCGCCGGGGCTTCGTGATCCGCGATGCCTCGGGGACCGAAGTCGCGGGTCGCCGGGTCGTGATCGCAGCCGGCCTTGGTGCAAATGCACTGGCGCGTCAGGTGGGGCTTGAGCCGCATCTTGTGCCCGAACGCGGACAGATCGTCGTTACCGACCGGGTGGCGCCCTTTCTGCACCATCCTGCCAGCGCCATCCGCCAAAGCCGCGAAGGCACGGTTTTGCTTGGCAGCACGCATGAGGACGCCGGCTTTTCCACCGCGACCGATGTTGAAGCCATCGCCCGGCTTTGCCGCATCGGCACGCGGCTTTTTCCGGCGCTGCGCGCGGCACGGCTGATCCGGGCTTGGGCCGCCCTCAGGATCATGTCGCCCGACGGCCTGCCGATCTATGACGAATCGCCCGAGATGCCGGGGGCCTTCCTCGTCACCTGTCACAGCGGAGTTACGCTGGCGAGCCTACATGCGCTCGAACTTGGCCCGGCCCTTGCCCAAGGCCATCTTGGTGCCGCCCCCCAATCCATGCGGAGTGCGCGCCTTGCCCATGTTCCGGCTTGA